Proteins co-encoded in one Periophthalmus magnuspinnatus isolate fPerMag1 chromosome 20, fPerMag1.2.pri, whole genome shotgun sequence genomic window:
- the acbd5a gene encoding acyl-CoA-binding domain-containing protein 5A, protein MEVESVSNMEEDSGLTQLRFEAAVKVIKSLPPDGPFQPSNDMMLKFYKFYKQATVGPCNVPRPGFWDAVGKAKWDAWNSLGDMSKEKAMAAYVDEMKLILEGMPMTGEVEELLRVLGPFYELVEEKKKITQISDISAGFGTMMNSVQTKSVAKDIVRSMELNGTLETKPRLMSHMKEVSDEELQEEAEEDDEQVLQEKRERRSPKKKGSARRYLSNGKVSNGGTHLTNGNHSRAALNSEDSQEALEPVLNGHHADGAAPNHVASDSDSEIYCDSIDQFGQEENSEHNRSIDDLEEEESHSLHHLAGPVQDNVEARGVQCGGEDGKSTGTRQKPRMEGEMSSSSMARQAPGSGSHRPGSGPVVPLHSGGDGAGRHWGGPGTPSINLNEQIVVALARLQEDMQSVLERLHTLEALTASQARSMALSPTLPSTPVNKRNRKPSWWPFDISPTSLAFAVIWPFVVQWLLRVILHRRRRRIN, encoded by the exons ATGGAGGTGGAGAGTGTCAGTAACATGGAGGAGGACAGTGGTCTGACCCAGCTGAGGTTTGAGGCTGCCGTCAAAGTCATCAAAAGCCTACCCCCGGATG GCCCTTTTCAGCCTTCAAACGACATGATGCTGAAATTCTATAAGTTTTACAAACAAGCTACGGTGGGACCATGTAATGTACCACGGCCTGGGTTTTGGGATGCAGTTGGCAAAGCTAAATG GGACGCATGGAACTCTCTCGGGGATATGTCCAAAGAGAAAGCAATGGCTGCATATGTGGATGAAATGAAGCTG ATCCTGGAGGGCATGCCTATGAccggagaggtggaggagctgcTGCGTGTGCTGGGACCCTTCTATGAGCTggtggaggagaagaagaagatcaCACAGATATCGGACATAAGTGCAG GCTTCGGAACAATGATGAATTCAGTGCAGACCAAGAGTGTGGCAAAGGACATTGTCAGGAGCATGGAATTGAACGGAACTCTAGAGACCAAACCCCGGCTCATGTCTCATATGAAAGAGGTGTCAGAtgaggagctgcaggaggaggcagaggaagatGACGAACAAGTATTGCAAGAGAAGAGAG AAAGGAGATCACCGAAGAAGAAAGGCTCAGCCCGAAGATATCTGTCAAATGGTAAAGTGTCTAATGGCGGCACTCACCTCACCAATGGGAACCATTCAAGAGCTGCTCTGAACAGTGAGGACTCCCAGGAGGCATTAGAGCCTGTGTTGAACGGACACCACGCAG aTGGAGCAGCTCCTAATCATGTGGCCAGTGACTCTGACAGTGAGATCTACTGTGACTCTATTGACCAGTTTGGCCAAGAAGAG AACTCTGAGCACAACCGTTCTATTGATGAcctggaagaggaggagagccacagTCTTCATCACTTGGCAGGACCAGTTCAGGACAATGTAGAAGCACGGGGAGTTCAGTGCGGAGGAGAGGATGGGAAGTCTACTGGAACCAGGCAGAAACCTCGTATGGAAGGGGAAATGTCCAGCAGCTCAATGGCCAGACAAGCACCAG GTTCTGGGTCACATAGACCTGGGTCTGGGCCTGTAGTACCTTTGCACAGTGGTGGAGATGGCGCTGGGAGACACTGGGGAGGACCAGGAACCCCAAGCATCAATCTGAACGAGCAGATTGTGGTAGCGCTGGCCAGATTACAGGAGGATATGCAGAGCGTTCTGGAGAGGCTTCACACACTGGAGGCCCTGACTGCTTCCCAG GCCCGTTCAATGGCTTTGTCTCCCACTTTGCCCTCGACCCCAGTCAACAAGAGGAATCGG AAACCGTCCTGGTGGCCTTTTGATATCTCTCCCACAAGTTTGGCTTTCGCTGTGATCTGGCCTTTTGTTGTACAGTGGCTCTTGCGCGTAATCTTACACAGAAGGAGGAG AAGGATTAACTGA